Proteins from a single region of Malaclemys terrapin pileata isolate rMalTer1 chromosome 23, rMalTer1.hap1, whole genome shotgun sequence:
- the RAB3D gene encoding ras-related protein Rab-3D: MASANDTRQAQKDAADQNFDYMFKLLIIGNSSVGKTSFLFRYADDSFTSAFVSTVGIDFKVKTVYRNEKRVKLQIWDTAGQERYRTITTAYYRGAMGFLLMYDIANQDSFNAVQDWATQIKTYSWDNAQVILVGNKCDLEDDRVVATEDGKRLADELGFEFFEASAKDNINVKQVFERLVDIICEKMNESLDTNSTLVSNSKNGALTETPPPQSSSCSC, encoded by the exons atgGCCTCCGCCAATGACACCCGGCAGGCCCAGAAAGATGCTGCCGACCAGAACTTCGACTACATGTTCAAACTGCTGATCATCGGGAACAGCAGCGTGGGGAAGACGTCCTTCCTGTTCCGCTACGCCGACGACTCCTTCACTTCGGCCTTCGTCAGCACCGTGGGCATCGACTTCAAGGTCAAGACAGTCTATAGGAATGAGAAGAGGGTCAAACTGCAGATCTGG GACACCGCAGGGCAGGAGAGATACAGGACGATCACGACGGCTTATTACCGAGGAGCCATGGGCTTTCTGCTGATGTACGACATCGCCAACCAGGATTCCTTCAACGCCGTGCAGGACTG GGCGACCCAGATCAAGACCTACTCGTGGGATAACGCCCAGGTGATCCTGGTGGGGAACAAGTGTGACCTCGAGGACGACCGAGTGGTGGCCACGGAGGACGGCAAGCGGCTGGCTGATGAGCTAG ggtttGAATTCTTCGAAGCCAGCGCCAAGGACAACATCAACGTCAAGCAGGTCTTTGAGCGCCTGGTGGACATTATCTGCGAGAAGATGAACGAGAGCCTGGACACCAACTCCACCCTCGTCAGCAACAGCAAGAACGGGGCCCTGACCGAGACTCCGCCCCCGCAGTCCAGCAGCTGCTCTTGCTAG